A portion of the Rhinolophus sinicus isolate RSC01 linkage group LG03, ASM3656204v1, whole genome shotgun sequence genome contains these proteins:
- the LOC109435604 gene encoding olfactory receptor 10G2 codes for MGKTKNTSLDTVVTDFILLGLSHPPNLRTLLFLVFFTIYILTQLGNLLILFTVWADPKLHARPMYILLGVLSFLDMWLSSVTVPRIILNFTAASKAVPFGGCVAQLYFFHFLGSTQCFLYTLMAYDRYLAICRPLRYPVLMNGKLCTILVAGVWVAGSIHGSIQATLTFRLPYCGPNQVDYFFCDIPALLRLACADTTVNELVTFVDIGVVAASCFMLILLSYANIIHAILKIRTADGRCRAFSTCGSHLTVVTVYYVPCIFIYLRPGSKGPLDGAVAVFYTVVTPLLNPLIYTLRNQEVKSALKRITAGLGAVNENK; via the coding sequence ATGGGAAAGACCAAAAACACATCCCTGGACACTGTGGTGACAGATTTCATTCTCCTGGGCTTATCTCACCCCCCAAATCTGAGGACCCTCCTCTTCCTGGTCTTCTTCACCATTTACATCCTGACGCAGCTGGGGAACCTGCTCATTCTGTTCACTGTGTGGGCTGACCCGAAGCTCCATGCTCGCCCCATGTACATTCTTCTGGGTGTGCTCTCATTCCTGGACATGTGGCTCTCCTCAGTCACCGTTCCTCGCATTATTCTAAACTTCACTGCAGCCAGTAAGGCAGTCCCATTTGGTGGCTGTGTGGCTCAGTTGTATTTCTTTCACTTCCTGGGCAGCACCCAGTGCTTCCTCTACACCTTGATGGCCTATGACAGGTACCTGGCAATATGCCGGCCCCTGCGCTACCCGGTGCTCATGaatgggaagctatgcaccattCTTGTGGCTGGAGTTTGGGTGGCCGGTTCCATCCATGGGTCTATCCAAGCCACCCTGACCTTCCGCCTGCCCTACTGTGGGCCCAACCAGGTGGATTACTTTTTCTGTGACATCCCTGCATTATTGAGACTGGCCTGTGCTGACACGACTGTCAATGAGCTGGTGACCTTTGTGGACATTGGGGTAGTGGCTGCCAGTTGCTTCATGTTAATTCTGCTCTCCTATGCCAACATAATCCATGCCATCTTAAAGATACGCACAGCTGATGGGCGGTGCCGGGCATTCTCCACCTGTGGTTCCCACTTAACTGTGGTCACAGTCTACTATGTCCCCTGTATTTTCATCTACCTCAGGCCAGGCTCCAAGGGTCCCCTGGATGGGGCAGTGGCTGTGTTTTACACTGTTGTCACTCCATTACTGAACCCCCTCATCTATACACTGAGGAACCAAGAAGTGAAGTCTGCTCTGAAGAGAATAACAGCAGGTCTAGGGGCTGTGAATGAAAATAAGTAA
- the LOC141570367 gene encoding olfactory receptor 10G2-like: MGKTKNTSLDTVVTDFILLGLSHPPNLRTLLFLVFFTIYILTQLGNLLILFTVWADPKLHARPMYILLGVLSFLDMWLSSATVPRIILNFTAASKAVPFGSCVAQLYFFHFLGSTQCFLYTLMAYDRYLAICQPLRYPVLMNGKLCTILVAGVWVAGSIHGSIQATLTFRLPYCRPNQVDYFFCDIPALLRLACADTTVNELVTFVDIGVVAASCFMLILLSYANIIHAVLKIRTADGRRRAFSTCGSHLTVVTVYYVPCIFIYLRPGSKGPLDGAVAVFYTVVTPLLNPLIYTLRNQEVKSALKRITAGLGAVNENK, translated from the coding sequence ATGGGAAAGACCAAAAACACATCCCTGGACACTGTGGTGACAGATTTCATTCTCCTGGGCTTATCTCACCCCCCAAATCTGAGGACCCTCCTCTTCCTGGTCTTCTTCACCATTTACATCCTGACGCAGCTGGGGAACCTGCTCATTCTGTTCACTGTGTGGGCTGACCCGAAGCTCCATGCTCGCCCCATGTACATTCTTCTGGGCGTGCTCTCATTCCTGGACATGTGGCTCTCCTCAGCCACCGTTCCTCGCATTATTCTAAACTTCACTGCGGCCAGTAAGGCAGTCCCATTTGGTAGCTGTGTGGCTCAGTTGTATTTCTTTCACTTCCTGGGCAGCACCCAGTGCTTCCTCTACACCTTGATGGCCTATGACAGGTACCTGGCAATATGCCAGCCCCTGCGCTACCCGGTGCTCATGaatgggaagctatgcaccattCTTGTGGCTGGAGTTTGGGTGGCGGGCTCCATCCATGGGTCTATCCAAGCCACCTTGACCTTCCGCCTGCCCTACTGTAGGCCCAACCAGGTGGATTACTTTTTCTGTGACATCCCTGCATTATTGAGACTGGCCTGTGCTGACACGACTGTCAATGAGCTGGTGACCTTTGTGGACATTGGGGTAGTGGCTGCCAGTTGCTTCATGTTAATTCTGCTCTCCTATGCCAACATAATCCATGCCGTCTTAAAGATACGCACAGCTGATGGGCGGCGCCGGGCATTCTCCACCTGTGGTTCCCACTTAACTGTGGTCACAGTCTACTATGTCCCCTGTATTTTCATCTACCTCAGGCCAGGCTCCAAGGGTCCTCTGGACGGGGCAGTGGCTGTGTTTTACACTGTTGTCACTCCATTACTGAACCCCCTCATCTATACACTGAGAAACCAAGAAGTGAAGTCTGCTCTGAAGAGAATAACAGCAGGTCTAGGGGCTGTGAATGAAAATAAGTAA